The genomic interval ATCTCATCCTCGTACTCGGAAGGAAAAGAGAAAAATGTCTGCCTTCTCGACGACGAAAGCATTCTCGAAGCTGCCTCCGAAAGATCTTTCGCCGTTATTATAGAAAGTTGATCCATGCTGTTTTGAAAATAAAGGGGGTCGTTCGCAGTCAGCATCCCGTCTCCCATCAACTGGGATTTTGTGCCGGCAGACCATTCTTCCAAAAGGCCGTACCTTATCAAATTTTTTGTGCGGAGAAATCTCGCTTCGTCGATTTCACCTTTCGCTATTTTGTCAATCTCGAACTGTATTACTCTCACGGATTCATCAAGTTTTATGGGATCCTGACACGCAGAAGATATCATGAAAGCTCCGGTCGCCCTTCTCAGACCCATGTTGTAGCTCCAAACTTCGAAAGCCAGCTCTCTGTCTTCAACAAGGATATTTTTTAGGTATGAAGCCTGTCCTCCGGTCAGATACTGGGACATAACGGAAAGGACAGTATAGTCGAGCGTGTTTTTCTGCGCTCCGTTCCATATCATGTATACAAGGGGGTGGGGGATTTCGTCGTAAAATGTGTCGTATCTCGGGTAAGTGTATTGAGTCGTCTGAGGAACAAAAGAAGGTTCGTAGGATTTTGACGGAAATTTTTCGGATTCCTTCAAAATAAATTCGTAAAGGTCGGCTGTGTTGAAATCTCCGACAGCCACGAGGACGGCGTTCGAAGGGCAATAGTGCGCTTCGTAAAAATTTTTCAGGTCTTCTTCCGATATCGCGAGCATCGCGTCTTCAAGACCTAAAATCGGCACTGACAAGGGATGACTGCCGAAAAAGAACAAAAAAGCGGCGTCCCAGACCCTTTCGTCCGGAGTGTCTGAAGTCAGTATCTCGTGGTGAATGACTCCGTGTTCCCTGGTTGTTTCGAAAGAGTCGAATGCGCACGAAAAAACCTGTTCCAAAAGCACCATAGTTGTCGAATCGGAATATTTGGAGGGAATCGTTTGGTGATAACAGGTCACCTCCCAGGATGTATAGGCGTTGGAGTGCGAACCCCAACGTTTTTCCATTTCGTCGTATTCCGATTCGGTCCTGAATAACGTCGTGCCTCCGCTGACGACGTGTTCGCAGAAGTGAGAGAGCCCTCTTCCGGTGTTAATCCCTTCGTAAACCGAACCGATGTCAACAAAAATATTTACTGTAGTTATGGGCGAGGAATGGTCTTCTTCGAGAACTATTCTCAAGCCGTTGGGAAGAGTTGACTGGAATATCGAAATCAATGAAATTAAAAGCGGTAACATAAAACCTCCACGTTGGGTGTTTTTTACTTTTTATTAAATATAACTAAAAAGATGTTTTATGCAAGGAAAAAGGATAAAGGACCGGTAAATTTTCCGTGTTTGCGTCAATGTGATTGTTCTGGTATTTTAATTAATGCAAAAAGTCATACGGGCCGATAAAAAGGAGATGAAATGATGAAATGGAGTATATTTATTCTTATAATCGCTATATTTCTTTTTCCGGGATCTGAAAATTGCTATTGTCAATTCGAAATTGATTTTGAGACAGGTTTTGCCTTCACAGGATACAACGACGTCAGAATTCCGGGAACCACAGGCACGCTGTTTTCGCTGAAAGACGATCTTTCACCCGACGCTGTTTTTTTTGTAAGGGGGAGGTTTTCAAAATCCTTCGGAAACAGACACTTGGTTTCAGTTCTGGCCGCTCCTTTAAGGATCAAATCAAGAGGCATACTCAGTCGCGACATATTTTTCGAAGGGATTTTGTTTGAATCGGACGACAATGTGACGGCAGATTACAGATTTGATTCATACAGATTCACATACAGGTACATGTTTTATGACAGAGGCAGGTTTTCGGCGGGAGCTGGTATAACAGGTAAAATCAGAGACGCAGAGATAAGGCTGACAAACGGCCTTACAACAACAAGTAAAAAAAACACCGGCTTTGTTCCTCTTGTGAATTTCAATATTCAGTATTTGCTTACCAATGGATTTTCCCTGTTGCTTGACGGAGACGCTTTGGCGGCGCCTCAGGGCAGGGCGGAAGATATATTTGTCGGAGCAGTGTATTCTGTGAATCCCGACATAGGACTGAAAGCAGGTTACAGGATACTCGAGGGAGGAGCTGACAATGACGAAGTGTACAGTTTCGCTCTCGTCAATTATATTTCAGCCGGCGTGATTATTCGGATTTGATGTCTGCGAGTTTATTCTTTTAAAATCCAGGATTCAGCTTGAAATATTGCTTCTTGAGGCACGGAGTGCGACCCGTCGAATTCATAAAGAAATACATCTGAACCGGATGATCTGAGAATTTCAAAGGCTTCTCTTGAACTTTCAATGTCGACGACTCCGTCATTCAATCCGTGACCGATAAATACTTTCAGATTTCCTTTTGCTTTCGAAATATCTTCAAGCGTGACCCATGAAGTGTCCAGCCAGCCGCCAAAACAGATAA from candidate division WOR-3 bacterium carries:
- a CDS encoding insulinase family protein, with product MLPLLISLISIFQSTLPNGLRIVLEEDHSSPITTVNIFVDIGSVYEGINTGRGLSHFCEHVVSGGTTLFRTESEYDEMEKRWGSHSNAYTSWEVTCYHQTIPSKYSDSTTMVLLEQVFSCAFDSFETTREHGVIHHEILTSDTPDERVWDAAFLFFFGSHPLSVPILGLEDAMLAISEEDLKNFYEAHYCPSNAVLVAVGDFNTADLYEFILKESEKFPSKSYEPSFVPQTTQYTYPRYDTFYDEIPHPLVYMIWNGAQKNTLDYTVLSVMSQYLTGGQASYLKNILVEDRELAFEVWSYNMGLRRATGAFMISSACQDPIKLDESVRVIQFEIDKIAKGEIDEARFLRTKNLIRYGLLEEWSAGTKSQLMGDGMLTANDPLYFQNSMDQLSIITAKDLSEAASRMLSSSRRQTFFSFPSEYEDEISPNERFAGRIPFILFQTQSYPAVLSQKNPGSLYVSMQIAFGGGKSIDPAGLEGATRIISEVLVLRTTAMNYDKINEKMDELGISRRAQCSDNHFYINFDFPLENFDEAMKLIGEALSKPDFSDEAVKDAKNELIFELAQNATNPNYLHGKFFRTRFYPPNLHNRYPDESSISNISREDLENLYRELSVENNVVASMTGDVESDRVLFLIKKHFPRLGSGSSLVLCEEPDIFTPLDDSLFYGFQQTLVTFAFQTVPWDHPDKAA